TGTCGTCGCGGTCTGCGTCTGGGTTTGGAGGTGTAGATCGTTCATGGGTTTCTCCTCGCCTCTATGATGAATGAGGCTTTCGCTGGAGAGTCAAGCATTCGGCGTGCCGGAGGCGGGATTCATGCGAATGCGGCTGGCTTGGGCGGTCGGTGTTCGGTCGCTATGGAGTTTCAGCCAACCATCCAAACCGAGCGCTGCTCGGCGAAAGTCGCGAGCGCCGATCCGAATCTTGGTGCGCACGCGCCGGCGCATCACGCCCTTGAGGATGAGTTTAAACCGCGTCCCCGCTAAGGGCCGCGGATGCACCGAACGTCGAACTCACGCGAAAGTGAGTATCTCGCTCTGGACGCGGTTTAGTCGTCGGATTCAATCCAACGGGAGACGTGCGCGCTCCACCACGCGCCGCAGGACGAAGCTCGAGTGCACGCCGGTGACCCCTTCGATGCGGGTGATCTTGTTGAGCAGCAGATCCTGATAGGCATCCATATCGCGCACGACGACCTTGAGCTGGTAGTCGGCGTCGCGTCCCGTGATCAAGAGACATTCCTGCACCTCCGGGATGGCCGCGACGGCGGCGTCGAAGCGCTCGAAGCGCTCCGGGGTGTGCTTGTCCATGGAGATGCTGAGGATGGCCATGAGGTTGAGCCCGAGCGTCTTGGCATCGAGCAGCGCTGCGTAGCCGCGGATGATGCCGGACTCCTCGAGTGCCCGGACACGTCGCAGACAGGGCGAGGGCGACAGCCCGATGCGGTCGGCCAGCTCTTGATTGCTGATACGCCCGTCGCGTTGCAGCTCTTCGAGGATTCGGCGGTCGTAGCGGTCCAGCGTCATCGGGGTTGCTCCGTCCGGTGGGTCGTTCGGGGTGGTGGTTTCGAGATCTGCCGAAGAATTCGAAAAGAGTGGTAGATCCTTGCGCAGAAGATCCGCTAGAAGGGCGGTTTTGCAATCATCTGCGTGCCTTTTGATCCTATTCTATCCCCGTCGGCCAACCAGCCGCGACCCGGGCAAGGGCTCACGAGGCACCTGCCCATGAGGCTCCAAGTCCTTACCGGGACGGGAGCGGCCAAGTCCCCTACCGGGGCACGGCAAAGCGGTTCCACCCCGCCGTTTGCTCGGCGCGGGCGTGAATGACCCGCCTGCTGGGAATAGCTGGTAGCTATCAGCTATCAGCTATCAGCTATCAGCTATCAGCGATTGGATGTGCTTTGACAGCATTGAGTCGAACGCATCGACTCGGCTGACGGCTGGCGGCTGGCGGCTGGCGGCTGGCGGCTGACGGCTGACGGCTGACGGCTGCAGCGCACTCATGACTCCGGAGAACAGCATGACCTGTTTTGACCCCCGAAAATATCGTCGCGGTCCGGTAGTGGATCTGCCGAACCGCCGCTGGCCGAGCCGTGTCGTCGAGCAGGCTCCGATCTGGGCGAGTGTGGATCTGCGCGACGGCAACCAGGCGCTGTTGGAGCCGATGGGTGTCGCTCAGAAGCGTCGTCTTTGGGTGCTTCTGGTCAAGCTCGGCTTCAAGGAGATCGAGATCGGTTTCCCGGCTGCGAGCCAGCCGGACTTCGACTTCGTGCGCTGGTTGATCGAGGAAGACAAGATCCCCGAGGACGTGACCGTCCAGGTCTTGGTCCAGGCGCGCGAGGATCTGATCCGGCGTACCTTCGATGCCTTGGAGGGTGCTCCGCGCGCGATCGTCCATCTCTACAACTCCACCTCGCCGGTTCAGCGTGATTGGGTCTTCGGCCAGGAGCGCGCGGGTGTGAAGGCGATCGCCCGTCAGGGTGCCGAGTGGGTCTTGCGCGAGGCGCAACGCCGGCCCGCGACACGCTGGACCTTCCAGTACTCGCCCGAGAGCTTCACGGCCACCGAGCCGGATTATGCGGTCGAGGTCTGCGAGGCGGTGCTGGAGGTCTGGCAGCCGACCCCGCAACGGCCGTGCATCGTCAATCTGCCCGCGACGGTCGAGGTCGCGAGCCCGAATGTCTTCGCCGATCAGGTCGAGTATTTCGCGACACACATCTCGCGGCGCGAGGCAATCATCTTGTCGGTGCACACCCACAACGATCGCGGCGGTGCTGCGGCAGCGGCGGAGCTCGCCCTGTTGGCGGGCGCGGATCGGGTCGAGGGGACGCTGCTCGGCAACGGCGAGCGCACCGGCAACCTGGACATCGTGACCCTGGCGATGAACCTCTACAGCCAGGGCATCGATCCGGGTCTGGACCTGAGCGACCCGGACGAGATCGTCCGGGTGGTGGAGGAATGCACCGGCACCGCGCTGCATCCGCGACACCCCTGGGTGGGCGAGCTGGTCTATACCGCCTTCTCGGGCAGTCACCAGGATGCCATCCGCAAGTGTCTGATGCGACAGAGCCCGGACGAGCCCTGGCAGGTCGCCTATCTGCCGATCGACCCGCGTGATCTGGGTCGCAGCTATCAGGCGGTGATCCGGGTCAACAGCCAGTCCGGGAAGGGTGGCGTCGCCTTCGTCATGGAGCGCGACTTCGGGCTGAACCTGCCGCGCTGGATGCAGGTCGAGCTGGCGCGATTGGTCCAGTCGCAGAGCGAGCGGCGCGGCGGGGAGATGGATTCCGAGAGTATTCATCGCATCTTCATGGACCATTTTGTCGTCGATCGAACCCCGGTCCGGCTGCTCGGCTATCGGCTGGATCGCAACGGGCACGACGTGATCGAGGCCCGCATCGCGGGACCGGACGGGGAGCATCGGCTGCGCGGAGAGGGGGAGGGCGCCATGGCCGCTTTCGTGGATGCCTGGTCGGGCTGGAGCGGTCAGCCGGTTCGCATCCTGGATTATCAGGAGCATGCGATCGGCGAGGGCACGGATGCCGAGGCCATCGCCTATGTCCAGCTGGAGCTTGGATCGCAGCGGATCGCCGGCGCGGCGATCGATCGCGACACGGTGGCCGCCTCTCTGGGTGCCGTCCTGTCCGCGCTGAATCGCGGCGAGGTCAGACAGGCTCGGGCGGCTTAAACCGCGTCCAGAGCGATATGCGCTCGCCTTTCGTCCATGCCTCTTGGGTTCCCCAACCGGACGCAAGACTTCGGTTCCACACCCGGGTACGCCGACTTCAGTCGGCCCCCCGAGCACGCCCGCACGGCGGACTGAAGTCCGCCTCCCCGGGGGCCGACTGAAGTCGGCGTACCCGGGCGGTCGCGGTCGGTGACCTGAACACTGCTGATGTGGCCGAAAACGATGATCGAGGCTGACAACGACAACGACAACGACAACGAGTATAGCGTTCGACCACTTGTCCTGGTTGCGGCGCTTACGGTCGATCATTTCCCGGAAATCACCTTATCGCGCGCGTCCCGAGGCGACGCCGAGTCGCTCCTCGCAAAGCTCCAGGAGCGCGGGCGTCCAGGGTCGCCGCTCCGGGATGCGGCGGCTGATCGCGATGTGACGGACCAACGTCAGCATGGCGTAGGTTCTCACCGCAGCCCGGCATGCCTCGCCGGCGAGGCGGACGAAGGCATCTTCGAGGGCCAGTTCGAGGTCGGCCAGCGCATTCGGATCGCGGTAGGTGCGCAGACTCAGCTCGGTGACGTGTCCGATGAAGTTGCCCATGTCCAGACCGGGATCGGCCAGACAATAGAGATCGAGATCGATCAGATAGAGTCGGGTGCCGTCCAGGATGAGGTTGTCGGCATAGCAGTCGCGATGGCTCGGGCACGGGGTGCCGGGCGCGAGCGAGCCGCCCAAACGCTCGCAGGCAGCCAAGAGACGCTCGATTCGACCAGACCAACCGGGGTGTTGCGTTGCGACCTCCCCGAGTGCGCGGTGCAGGATGCGCAGCTCGTCACGCAGGGTGTGGCGGCGGTCCGACATCGGATCCGTGCCGTGCAGCTTGTGGATCCCTGCGGCGATCCGCGGGGCTAATGCCGGATCAGCGGGGGCGGTCAGGTGTTCCGTGAGGGGTTGCCCCGAGACCTTCTGCTGCAGCCACATGGCGAGTTCGGGCACGACACCGAAGGTCTCGGGCACCGCGATTCCATCCTCGGCGTCGGGACCGAAACCCCGGTGCCAAAGCCGGGTCTGCACCGTATGACTGTATCGGTCCAGACCCTTTGCTCGGATCTTGCCGAGCAAGACCAGCGCTGCCGGGTCTCCGATCGGCGCGCTCGGCGCCAAGCGATACTCGATCAGGCACCGCATCCCGGGCTTATGCCGGCGCATTCGGACGGCCTGAATGCCGAGCCCCGGCGCGTGGGCATCGAGCCGTCGGCTCAGTGAAGGGCTGGCCCGGAGATGCCGTTGCATCCGAGCTGGACTCAAGGCGAGCGGCAGCATCGGCATTCGGGTGTCGACCGGAGCGACACTCGAATCCACCGTCGGCCGCGATTCATGCGTCGGCATCCTCATGCTGTCGACCTCCTCCGTCGGGGTGCGTGCGGTTCGAATGATGGTCTTCCTGTTTGGCCTCGGAGGAGATGTTCCACGCGCAGAAGCGTCTGCTCGATCCGCTCCGGCCAGTTGCACTCGCGCCTGCGGAAGGCCTCCGGCGCAAGGCGCAGCAGACCGGCCGCGACGTAAAGATCCGTGCGGACCGGTCGCGCGCATCGGCCTTCACGGCAATAGCCTTCGATCAGGTCGGCGGCGATCTCCTCGGCACGCGCCGACGCGAGGCGTCCGGCCAGGCAGTCGTCTTCGAGTCGGGCGATGAAGCTTCCGAGATCGGCCGCGGGGTCGCCCGATCCGGCTTGGTCGTAGTCGATGATCGCGACCCTGTCCGCGTCCAACAGGATCTGATCGGCGGAGAAATCGCCGTGGATACATGGGTGCTGACCCGGTGCCGCAAGGAGCGCCGATGCCATGCGCGAGGCGAGCCGTTGCGCCAGATGGGCCAGTCGGGGTTGGAGCCCGGCCACGGCATCGGCGGCCGCCAAGGCCGCCATGGCTTCCTGCTCGCGCATGACCGGTGCAAGGGACCCCGGCGCTTGGCGATGAAACGCGGCGAGTGCGGCACCGACCGGCCGCATCGGACTCGGTTCGTGAGCCGGCCCATGCAGCCATGCATTTAGCGGATCTCCGGGTATCCACCGGCTCACGATGACGCGCTGCTGCTTGGAGCGACCGATCGCTCGGGAGACCCGCAGCCGCTCCGACGCAGTGAAATCCCGGATCGCCTTGGCCGAGCGCCAGGCGTTGGGGAAGTCGCGCTCGTCGTAGAGCTTGACGATCGCCCGGGCGCCCCCGTCGACGGACAGTTTGCCCACGTATCGACGTTCGGGCTTGTAGTGAAGGGTCTCCAGCTCCGCGCGGCGGAGCTCGAGCGCCTCCGGCGCCAGTGCGCTCATCAGCAAGCCGCGCGCCTCGGCATCGACAAGTGCGGCGAGCGCAGGGAGACGACGGTCGAGGGGAAAGCGCCGGAGGAGACTTCGGCGCTCCTCGATGAGGCAGATCCCCGCACCCGTGCCCGCTTTCGCCGCCTTGCCTGCTTGGCGGACTGCATCCCGCGCGTCGGCGAAGGCCTTGGCGTGGAACCGCAGCGGGCCGCGCGGGGTGCGGGCACGATAGCCGACAAGACAATTGGTGCCGGGTTTGTAGCGCAGATAGCTGGTCTCGAGCGAAGTGATCCCATCATCCGGCCAGGCCATGCACACGGCGTCGAGGATCGCCTCCCTGTCCAACACGAGCCCGAGTCCCGGCAGCGCGGTGTCGCGCGCCGCGAGTGCGCGATCAGGGTCCGAAAGCATAGTCCGCTCCGATCGGGCGTGTGATGGCCGGTGACAAGGCCGGTGAGGGTGGACCCGAGCGGCCCCGAACGAGCGCGGTGTAGGCGCCTTCGCGTGCCAGCAGCTCGGCGTGGCATCCCTCCTCGCGGATACGGCCTGCCTCCAGGTAGAGGATCCGGTCGGCCCGTGCGGCCAGATCGAGATCATGGGTGACCATGAGGACTGTGCGACCCTGCGCGAGCTTCTCCAGGGCCTGGATCACGGCCTGCGCATTGTGCCGGTCGAGCCCGGTGGTCGGCTCGTCGAGGATCAGGATCGGGCTCGGTCGCAGTGCCGCCCGAGCGATGGCGATGCGTTGGCGCTGCCCGCTCGAGAGCGTGACGCCGCGCTCCCCGACCAGGGTGTCGTAGCCGTTCGGAAGCGCCTCGATGAAGTCGTGGGCATTGGCCAAGCGGGCGGCCCGGATGATTGCGGCCTCATCGGCACCAGGTTCGGCACCAGTGTCTGAACCAGCCGCGCCGTACCCGATGTTGTCTCGGATGCTGGCGGCGAACAGCAGGCTGTCCGACAGCACCACGCTCATCTGAGCACGCAGCGACGCGAGCCGGTAGGTGCGGATGTCGACCCCGTCGAGGAGCACGCGGCCCTCGGTGGGATCATGCAGGCGCAGCAGGAGACTGAGCAGGGTCGATTTGCCCGCCCCGGACGGGCCGACGATCGCGACCCGCTCGCCCGGCTTCAAGGCGAGATCGATGCGATCCAGCACCGGTTTGCCGGGGGTGTGTGCAAAGGTGACCTGTTCGAATCGCACGGCCCCGGCGAACGCCGGTGCGGGTCGCGCGTCCGGGCGATCCTGCACATCCGATTCCTCGTCGAGCAGGTCGACGACCCGCTCGCCCGCGGCCGATGCCTTGGCCAGGCGTGCGGTGTACTTGGCCAGCTCGCGGACGGGTCTGAAGGCGGTCTTGAGATAGGCCAGAAAGACGATCAGATCGCCGGGGGTGAGCGCACCCGTCAGCACCAGCCGGGCGCCGAGCCAGAGCACCAGCGCCGAGGCCACACCGATCAGCACATCGACCGTGCGCTCCAGATTGGCGGCCAGGCGTTTGGCCTTGACCCCTTCACGCAGATCTCTGTTGCCTTCGCAGCAGAAGGACTCGGCGAATCCCTTCTCGAGCGACAGGGCCTGGATGTCGCGGATCGCCGCCATGGACTCGGCGGCCTTCGCGGCCATGGCGCCCTCGCGCCGACGCTGCTCGCGGCTCACCGCCTGGATACGTCGGCCGAAATGCAGCGTGGTCAGCCACAGCAGGGGCAGCGGCAGCAGTGCCGCCAAGGCGAGCTGCCAGTTCAACCACAGCATCACGGCGATCATCCCGACCAACACCAGGCTGCTGGCCAAGAGCGGCAGGATCGCTGTCACCGTCACCTCCTTGAGCATGCCGATGTCGCCGATGATGCGCAGCGTCAGCTCGCCGGTCTTGGCGCGATCGTGAAAGGACAGCGAGAGCCCCTGCAGATGCCGATACAGATCGTTGCGCACCTCGGTCAGGACCCGATGCCCGGCCAACGCGAAACCGACGGTGCTGAAATAGGAAGCGATGCCGCGCACCGCGATGACGCCGACCAGCGCGATCGCGGCGAGGGTCAGGAGTGTCGTCGGATCAAGTGCGTCGATAAGGGCGATGCCCGAGACGCCGCCCGAGGGCGTCGCGACGACCACGCGATCGATCACGAGCTTCAGCGGCCAGGGCTCGAGCAGCCGTGCGGCCGTGCTCAGAAGCAAGGCGAGCAATGCCCCGGCGAGCAGCGGGGCCTGCGGGCGCAGATAGGGCCTGAAACGGCGCAGGATGCGCAGCAGGCTCGGGAGCATGCGGGTCAGCGTCATCAGGCGTTGTCGTCGACTCATGCCGAGTACCCTTCGCGTTGTGATGGGTGTCGCGGCCGCAGTCCGGCCAGATCGAGGATTCGGGCCACCACGGCGTCCCAGGTGTGGTTTCCGAGCACGGCCTCGCGCCCGGCCGCGCCCAACCGCCGGCCCATGGCAGGGTCTCGCCGCAGTCGATCGAGGGCGGAGGCGAGGGCGCCGGGATCGCCCGGCGGGCAGAGGAGTCCGCTGACCTCGTGTCGAACGATCCGGTGCAGATCGCCGATGCGACTGGCGACGACCGGCAGCCCCGCGGCCATGTATTCGACGATCTTGAGCGGCGAAAAATAGAAACCCGCCTGATCGGGATAGGGCGCGACCGCGACATCCATCTCGGCGAGCTGCCCCGGGACCTGATGCGGCGCCACGGCACCCGTCAGCACGAGGGCAGACGCGATGCCGAGCCGTGCTGCCACCGACTCGATCATCCCGCGCTCCGGCCCCTCGCCGACAATGAGTAGACGTCGGTCAGGGGCGTCGCGATGGCCGCGTGCGAAGGCGTCCAAGAGGACGCCGAGCCCGTGCCAGGGCTTCAAAGTGCCCAGGAATCCGACCGTGAAGGGTCGGCCACTGCGGGTCGCGGCGCCTGGTCCGTGTGAGGCCCCGACGGCGCGAAACCGGCCGGGGTCGACGCCGTTCGGGACGATATGGATGCGTGCGGGCTCGACACCTTGCTCGGCCAGATAGGCACCGACCCCGGGCGAGACGGCCACCAGAGCGCGTGCCGCGGCAAAGACACGGGTCGCGACCTGCTCGGCCTCGGTGCGATGCACCAGGATACGATGTCGGGCCTGCTCCTCGATGAGCGGCGCGTTGACCTCGAGGATGCCGGGCCGGCCGGTCGCTCGGGCGTATTCCATGGCGTCCCGGCTCCAGAGCGCATAGCGTTCGTAGACCAGGTCGAAGGGGCCATGCTCGGCGAGGGCGGCCCGCAGCGCGCTGTTGGCGGCCAGCCCCGCCAGCTCGCGCGCCGCCGGCTCGCCGCAGGGCGGGGAGGGCAGTCGATGCACCGCGATCCCGCGCAGGTCGTTGGGCGGGTCTCCGCCGAGCCGCGTGGCGAAGAGCGTGACCTCCGCGCCGGTGCGTGCGAAGCCACGAACGACCTCCTGGACATGGATCGAGGAGCCCTTTGACCCGAAGACGGGAACGCCCGGATCGGTGCAGATATAGGCGATACGCATGGCCTAGTCGACCTCCGTCGCTGCGCGCGCCGATGTCCGCGTCGCGGCCGCGAAGACATCGCGCAGGCGGGCGGCGTTGCGGCGGATGTCGAAGGCCTGCTCGACCCGAGTCCTGGCGCGGGTCGCAAGCCGCGCCCCGAGGTCGGGATCCGCGAGGATGCGCTCCAAGGCATCGGCCAGCGCCTCGGGGTCGCGCGGCGGCACGCATCGACCGGTCTCGCCGTCGTGAATCAGCTCGGGGATACCGGTGACCGCGGTCGAGACGCAGGGTGTCCCGAGCGCCATGGCTTCGAGCAGCACGGTCGGCAGCCCGTCGCGATCGCCGTCCGTGGCGACGACACAGGGTGCGACGAAGACGGCCGCCTCGCGGAACAATCCGATCAGATCCGCATGGGGCCTTGGCCCCTCCAGCTGGACCAGGGCGCCGAGATCGAGCCGCTCGATCCGGTCGTGCAGACTCGCCGCGTCGTTTCCGTCGCCGACGATGCGGCAGCGGAATCGCACCCCGCGCTCGCGCAGGATCGCGCAGGCATCGATCAGGACATCGAAGCCTTTCTTCTCCACTAGTCGGCCGACCGCCAGGATCGCGTCGCCGGCCCGCGTCGCCGGTATGAGGTCGAAACGCGTCAGGTCCAGACCGTTGTAGATCCGCGTGACGCCGGAGGCGGCATCGCCGTAGGTTGCCTCCAGATGCATCCGGTTGTAGTCGGAGACCGTCACGACGGCCGCGGCGTCCGAGAGGATGCGTCGCATGACCTGCGGATCCACGCTCTCGTGATAGATATCCTTGGCATGGAGGGTGACGCTGTAGGGGATGTTCGCCAGATGCGCCGCCCCGCGCGTGACGGTCGCCGCCAAGGTGCCGAAGTGTGCGTGCAGATGGCTCAGGCCCCGTTCATGCGCGTGCAGGGCCAGATCGATCGTCTGCATCAGGTCTTCGGTTGCCGGGTCCGCCGCGTTGACCTCGGGGCCGACCAGGGTGTCGAGCCTCTGCCAGAAGTCGGGCAGCCTGGCGCGCGCGTCCGTCATCAGCGACCAAAGTCGTCGGGACCGTCGGTTGTCGTCCGAGAGATAGGTCACCGGGGCACGCACCGCAGCCAGGGCGTCCTGAAAATGGGTTTCGCGGACCGGGCGTAGGGCGAAGATCTCGATCGGCAATCCTGCCTTCTCATGCTCCAGGATCTCGTTGACGATGAAGGTTTCCGAGTAGCGCGGATAACGCTTCATGACATAGCCGATGCGTGGGTTTTCAAGAGGCGATGGCATAGTCGGTCCTCGGTGTGTGACGGAAACCTGAATCGCGGAGATCGGGTCGCGGCGGATCGATCGGGACGCGGGTGGCGCGCCCGAGCAGCTCGCCGGCCAGGATCCGCACCCGATCGAGACCGAGAAGGTCGATCTGCGCGCGTGGGTGGACGGACGCATGTGGCGCCCGGGCGTCCGCGTGCATCCAGCGCGACAGCGAGCGGGGGTCGAGTTCCTCCGAGCCCAAGAGATCGAGCAGGCCGAGGTGTCGCAGGCGTTCGGCCCGAATCCTCTGCTCCAGGCGCGGGCGGTCTCGGGGCACGACCAGCGCCGATTTTCCGAGCGAAAGGATCTCCATGACGCTGTTGTAGCCGCCCATGGCAATCACACGGCAGGCGCCTTGGATCAGCCGCATGGGCTCGGTGAGGAGCCCCAGAACCGACATGCGCGGGTTGTGTGCCGCGAGGGCCGCGATGCGGCGTCGGTCCTCCGGGGGCAGGAAGGGGCCGGTCACGAGGACCCCTCGCTCGCCTGGTGGAAGCTGTGCCTGGACGAAGGCTTCGCCGATTGCGCGGCCGTCTTGACCGCCGCCGACGACGCACAGTGTGAACGGCTGCTCGGCGAAGCGCTCGGGGAGCGACGGGTGCAATTCGGCATCGGCCCGACCGAGCCGCAGGGTCGGGTCGAGATAACCGGTGAAGCGGGTCTTCTCGGCGATGTCGGGCGGCAAGGCATACTCGCGAGTCGCGTCGTAGACGGCTTGGTCGCCGTAGATCCAGACGGCGTCGTAGTACTTGCGAATCGCCGAGATGTTCATCCGGCGCCGCCATTCCTTGCGAACCCGCTCCGGGGAGTCGAGGATGTCCCGAAGGCCCAGCACGCAGCGGGTCCGTCCTCGTGCCTTCAGGCGCTCGAGCACGGGATTCAACTCCTCGAGTGCACCCCGCGGGACGTTGTCGACGATCAGCAGATCCGGCTCGAAGCTCTCCAGCGCAGCGCCCATCACCTGGGCACGCAGCGCCGTGAGGGCCGCCGTCCCCAGACGCAGTGAGCGCGGGGCGTAGCCTCCGCCTTGATCCTTGCGGTAGGCGGGAAGCGTCAAGCGGTCGACGCCCGGCGGCATGGCGAAGAGCCCGGCCTCGTGCACGCCTGCGATCGTGAGAATGCTCGCGTCAAGCGAGGATGCGGCAAGGGTTTGGGCAATGAGCTGGTTGCGTCGGAGGTGACCCAGTCCCATGGTGTCGTGTGAATACAGGGCAATTCTCGCCATTGATTCAGATCCATGTTCGGCTGTGCAATGCATCGATGCCTCCGAGGTCGGGGCGTGCGTTCGGGAGAATCACCCCATCGGCCCCGCGTGGGGCGGTGATTCGCGGCAGTTGTCGGCGTGGCCCGTCTCGGTTCCGATCGGTTCCGAACCGGTTCCGGATTGGATACGGCGGTATCGCCGACGAGTCATCGTTTCACATTGGAAAACAGGTTCGGTCATGCGCAGATGCAGGAGCGGACCTCATCCTCCGGACACGAGACTCTCACGGGGAGGCTGAATGGATGCTGAATGCGGCGGCGAACTTCACACCGCGATCGGCGATCGG
The sequence above is drawn from the Thiocapsa rosea genome and encodes:
- a CDS encoding ABC transporter ATP-binding protein — translated: MSRRQRLMTLTRMLPSLLRILRRFRPYLRPQAPLLAGALLALLLSTAARLLEPWPLKLVIDRVVVATPSGGVSGIALIDALDPTTLLTLAAIALVGVIAVRGIASYFSTVGFALAGHRVLTEVRNDLYRHLQGLSLSFHDRAKTGELTLRIIGDIGMLKEVTVTAILPLLASSLVLVGMIAVMLWLNWQLALAALLPLPLLWLTTLHFGRRIQAVSREQRRREGAMAAKAAESMAAIRDIQALSLEKGFAESFCCEGNRDLREGVKAKRLAANLERTVDVLIGVASALVLWLGARLVLTGALTPGDLIVFLAYLKTAFRPVRELAKYTARLAKASAAGERVVDLLDEESDVQDRPDARPAPAFAGAVRFEQVTFAHTPGKPVLDRIDLALKPGERVAIVGPSGAGKSTLLSLLLRLHDPTEGRVLLDGVDIRTYRLASLRAQMSVVLSDSLLFAASIRDNIGYGAAGSDTGAEPGADEAAIIRAARLANAHDFIEALPNGYDTLVGERGVTLSSGQRQRIAIARAALRPSPILILDEPTTGLDRHNAQAVIQALEKLAQGRTVLMVTHDLDLAARADRILYLEAGRIREEGCHAELLAREGAYTALVRGRSGPPSPALSPAITRPIGADYAFGP
- a CDS encoding glycosyltransferase family 4 protein, with amino-acid sequence MRIAYICTDPGVPVFGSKGSSIHVQEVVRGFARTGAEVTLFATRLGGDPPNDLRGIAVHRLPSPPCGEPAARELAGLAANSALRAALAEHGPFDLVYERYALWSRDAMEYARATGRPGILEVNAPLIEEQARHRILVHRTEAEQVATRVFAAARALVAVSPGVGAYLAEQGVEPARIHIVPNGVDPGRFRAVGASHGPGAATRSGRPFTVGFLGTLKPWHGLGVLLDAFARGHRDAPDRRLLIVGEGPERGMIESVAARLGIASALVLTGAVAPHQVPGQLAEMDVAVAPYPDQAGFYFSPLKIVEYMAAGLPVVASRIGDLHRIVRHEVSGLLCPPGDPGALASALDRLRRDPAMGRRLGAAGREAVLGNHTWDAVVARILDLAGLRPRHPSQREGYSA
- the leuA gene encoding 2-isopropylmalate synthase → MTCFDPRKYRRGPVVDLPNRRWPSRVVEQAPIWASVDLRDGNQALLEPMGVAQKRRLWVLLVKLGFKEIEIGFPAASQPDFDFVRWLIEEDKIPEDVTVQVLVQAREDLIRRTFDALEGAPRAIVHLYNSTSPVQRDWVFGQERAGVKAIARQGAEWVLREAQRRPATRWTFQYSPESFTATEPDYAVEVCEAVLEVWQPTPQRPCIVNLPATVEVASPNVFADQVEYFATHISRREAIILSVHTHNDRGGAAAAAELALLAGADRVEGTLLGNGERTGNLDIVTLAMNLYSQGIDPGLDLSDPDEIVRVVEECTGTALHPRHPWVGELVYTAFSGSHQDAIRKCLMRQSPDEPWQVAYLPIDPRDLGRSYQAVIRVNSQSGKGGVAFVMERDFGLNLPRWMQVELARLVQSQSERRGGEMDSESIHRIFMDHFVVDRTPVRLLGYRLDRNGHDVIEARIAGPDGEHRLRGEGEGAMAAFVDAWSGWSGQPVRILDYQEHAIGEGTDAEAIAYVQLELGSQRIAGAAIDRDTVAASLGAVLSALNRGEVRQARAA
- a CDS encoding phosphotransferase, with translation MRMPTHESRPTVDSSVAPVDTRMPMLPLALSPARMQRHLRASPSLSRRLDAHAPGLGIQAVRMRRHKPGMRCLIEYRLAPSAPIGDPAALVLLGKIRAKGLDRYSHTVQTRLWHRGFGPDAEDGIAVPETFGVVPELAMWLQQKVSGQPLTEHLTAPADPALAPRIAAGIHKLHGTDPMSDRRHTLRDELRILHRALGEVATQHPGWSGRIERLLAACERLGGSLAPGTPCPSHRDCYADNLILDGTRLYLIDLDLYCLADPGLDMGNFIGHVTELSLRTYRDPNALADLELALEDAFVRLAGEACRAAVRTYAMLTLVRHIAISRRIPERRPWTPALLELCEERLGVASGRAR
- a CDS encoding Lrp/AsnC family transcriptional regulator, translated to MTLDRYDRRILEELQRDGRISNQELADRIGLSPSPCLRRVRALEESGIIRGYAALLDAKTLGLNLMAILSISMDKHTPERFERFDAAVAAIPEVQECLLITGRDADYQLKVVVRDMDAYQDLLLNKITRIEGVTGVHSSFVLRRVVERARLPLD
- a CDS encoding glycosyltransferase family protein, encoding MARIALYSHDTMGLGHLRRNQLIAQTLAASSLDASILTIAGVHEAGLFAMPPGVDRLTLPAYRKDQGGGYAPRSLRLGTAALTALRAQVMGAALESFEPDLLIVDNVPRGALEELNPVLERLKARGRTRCVLGLRDILDSPERVRKEWRRRMNISAIRKYYDAVWIYGDQAVYDATREYALPPDIAEKTRFTGYLDPTLRLGRADAELHPSLPERFAEQPFTLCVVGGGQDGRAIGEAFVQAQLPPGERGVLVTGPFLPPEDRRRIAALAAHNPRMSVLGLLTEPMRLIQGACRVIAMGGYNSVMEILSLGKSALVVPRDRPRLEQRIRAERLRHLGLLDLLGSEELDPRSLSRWMHADARAPHASVHPRAQIDLLGLDRVRILAGELLGRATRVPIDPPRPDLRDSGFRHTPRTDYAIAS
- a CDS encoding glycosyltransferase family 4 protein, which translates into the protein MPSPLENPRIGYVMKRYPRYSETFIVNEILEHEKAGLPIEIFALRPVRETHFQDALAAVRAPVTYLSDDNRRSRRLWSLMTDARARLPDFWQRLDTLVGPEVNAADPATEDLMQTIDLALHAHERGLSHLHAHFGTLAATVTRGAAHLANIPYSVTLHAKDIYHESVDPQVMRRILSDAAAVVTVSDYNRMHLEATYGDAASGVTRIYNGLDLTRFDLIPATRAGDAILAVGRLVEKKGFDVLIDACAILRERGVRFRCRIVGDGNDAASLHDRIERLDLGALVQLEGPRPHADLIGLFREAAVFVAPCVVATDGDRDGLPTVLLEAMALGTPCVSTAVTGIPELIHDGETGRCVPPRDPEALADALERILADPDLGARLATRARTRVEQAFDIRRNAARLRDVFAAATRTSARAATEVD
- a CDS encoding aminoglycoside phosphotransferase family protein, producing the protein MLSDPDRALAARDTALPGLGLVLDREAILDAVCMAWPDDGITSLETSYLRYKPGTNCLVGYRARTPRGPLRFHAKAFADARDAVRQAGKAAKAGTGAGICLIEERRSLLRRFPLDRRLPALAALVDAEARGLLMSALAPEALELRRAELETLHYKPERRYVGKLSVDGGARAIVKLYDERDFPNAWRSAKAIRDFTASERLRVSRAIGRSKQQRVIVSRWIPGDPLNAWLHGPAHEPSPMRPVGAALAAFHRQAPGSLAPVMREQEAMAALAAADAVAGLQPRLAHLAQRLASRMASALLAAPGQHPCIHGDFSADQILLDADRVAIIDYDQAGSGDPAADLGSFIARLEDDCLAGRLASARAEEIAADLIEGYCREGRCARPVRTDLYVAAGLLRLAPEAFRRRECNWPERIEQTLLRVEHLLRGQTGRPSFEPHAPRRRRSTA